A genome region from Vulpes lagopus strain Blue_001 chromosome 7, ASM1834538v1, whole genome shotgun sequence includes the following:
- the SEC61A1 gene encoding protein transport protein Sec61 subunit alpha isoform X2 has product MRPHSFRAPGLSYLYFFTSNKQCFLIQFKEKVLWTAITLFIFLVCCQIPLFGIMSSDSADPFYWMRVILASNRGTLMELGISPIVTSGLIMQLLAGAKIIEVGDTPKDRALFNGAQKLFGMIITIGQSIVYVMTGMYGDPSEMGAGICLLITIQLFVAGLIVLLLDELLQKGYGLGSGISLFIATNICETIVWKAFSPTTVNTGRGMEFEGAIIALFHLLATRTDKVRALREAFYRQNLPNLMNLIATIFVFAVVIYFQGFRVDLPIKSARYRGQYNTYPIKLFYTSNIPIILQSALVSNLYVISQMLSARFSGNLLVSLLGTWSDTSSGGPARAYPVGGLCYYLSPPESFGSVLEDPVHAVVYIVFMLGSCAFFSKTWIEVSGSSAKDVAKQLKEQQMVMRGHRETSMVHELNRYIPTAAAFGGLCIGALSVLADFLGAIGSGTGILLAVTIIYQYFEIFVKEQSEVGSMGALLF; this is encoded by the exons ATGAGGCCTCACAGCTTCAGGGCACCCGGATTGAGTTACCTTTACTTCTTCACTTCCAACAAGCAGTGCTTcctg ATTCAGTTTAAGGAGAAAGTGCTATGGACTGCAATTACCCTCTTTATATTCTTAGTATGCTGCCAG ATCCCCCTGTTTGGTATCATGTCTTCAGATTCAGCTGACCCTTTCTACTGGATGAGAGTGATTCTGGCCTCTAACAGAG GCACATTGATGGAGCTGGGTATCTCTCCCATTGTCACCTCTGGCCTCATCATGCAGCTCTTGGCTGGTGCCAAAATAATTGAAGTTGGTGACACCCCAAAAGACCGAGCCCTCTTCAATGGAGCCCAGAAGT TATTCGGCATGATCATTACCATCGGCCAGTCCATCGTATATGTGATGACGGGAATGTACGGAGACCCTTCTGAAATGGGTGCTGGAATCTGCCTGTTAATCACCATCCAG cTCTTTGTTGCTGGCTTAATTGTCTTGCTTTTGGATGAACTTCTGCAAAAAGGGTACGGCCTGGGCTCTGGAATCTCCCTCTTCATTGCCACTAACATCTGCGAGACCATTGTTTGGAAGGCGTTCAGCCCCACCACTGTCAACACCGGCAGAG GAATGGAATTCGAAGGCGCCATCATTGCACTGTTCCATCTCCTGGCCACACGCACAGACAAGGTCCGAGCTCTTCGAGAGGCCTTCTACCGCCAGAATCTTCCCAACCTCATGAATCTGATCGCCACCATCTTTGTCTTTGCAGTGGTGATCTATTTTCAG GGCTTCCGTGTGGACCTGCCCATCAAGTCAGCCCGTTACCGAGGCCAGTACAACACCTACCCTATCAAGCTCTTCTACACTTCCAACATCCCCATCATCCTGCAGTCCGCCCTGGTGTCCAACCTGTACGTCATCTCCCAGATGCTGTCCGCCCGCTTCAGTGGCAACCTGCTGGTCAGCCTGCTGGGTACCTGGTCT GATACTTCTTCCGGGGGCCCAGCACGGGCGTACCCAGTGGGTGGCCTTTGCTACTACTTGTCCCCTCCAGAATCTTTTGGCTCCGTGTTAGAAGACCCTGTCCATGCTGTGGTGTACATAGTGTTCATGCTCGGCTCATGTGCGTTCTTCTCCAAAACCTGGATTGAGGTCTCAGGCTCCTCTGCCAAAGAT GTTGCAAAGCAGCTGAAGGAACAGCAGATGGTGATGAGGGGCCATCGAGAGACTTCCATGGTCCATGAACTCAATCG GTACATCCCCACAGCTGCAGCCTTCGGTGGGCTGTGCATCGGGGCCCTCTCCGTCCTGGCCGACTTCCTGGGCGCCATTGGGTCTGGAACCGGGATCCTGCTGGCAGTCACAATCATCTACCAGTACTTTGAAATCTTCGTAAAGGAGCAGAGCGAGGTCGGCAGCATGGGCGCCCTTCTGTTCTGA
- the SEC61A1 gene encoding protein transport protein Sec61 subunit alpha isoform X1, with protein MAIKFLEVIKPFCVILPEIQKPERKIQFKEKVLWTAITLFIFLVCCQIPLFGIMSSDSADPFYWMRVILASNRGTLMELGISPIVTSGLIMQLLAGAKIIEVGDTPKDRALFNGAQKLFGMIITIGQSIVYVMTGMYGDPSEMGAGICLLITIQLFVAGLIVLLLDELLQKGYGLGSGISLFIATNICETIVWKAFSPTTVNTGRGMEFEGAIIALFHLLATRTDKVRALREAFYRQNLPNLMNLIATIFVFAVVIYFQGFRVDLPIKSARYRGQYNTYPIKLFYTSNIPIILQSALVSNLYVISQMLSARFSGNLLVSLLGTWSDTSSGGPARAYPVGGLCYYLSPPESFGSVLEDPVHAVVYIVFMLGSCAFFSKTWIEVSGSSAKDVAKQLKEQQMVMRGHRETSMVHELNRYIPTAAAFGGLCIGALSVLADFLGAIGSGTGILLAVTIIYQYFEIFVKEQSEVGSMGALLF; from the exons ATGGCGA TCAAATTTCTGGAAGTTATCAAGCCCTTCTGTGTCATCCTGCCAGAGATTCAGAAGCCGGAGAGGAAG ATTCAGTTTAAGGAGAAAGTGCTATGGACTGCAATTACCCTCTTTATATTCTTAGTATGCTGCCAG ATCCCCCTGTTTGGTATCATGTCTTCAGATTCAGCTGACCCTTTCTACTGGATGAGAGTGATTCTGGCCTCTAACAGAG GCACATTGATGGAGCTGGGTATCTCTCCCATTGTCACCTCTGGCCTCATCATGCAGCTCTTGGCTGGTGCCAAAATAATTGAAGTTGGTGACACCCCAAAAGACCGAGCCCTCTTCAATGGAGCCCAGAAGT TATTCGGCATGATCATTACCATCGGCCAGTCCATCGTATATGTGATGACGGGAATGTACGGAGACCCTTCTGAAATGGGTGCTGGAATCTGCCTGTTAATCACCATCCAG cTCTTTGTTGCTGGCTTAATTGTCTTGCTTTTGGATGAACTTCTGCAAAAAGGGTACGGCCTGGGCTCTGGAATCTCCCTCTTCATTGCCACTAACATCTGCGAGACCATTGTTTGGAAGGCGTTCAGCCCCACCACTGTCAACACCGGCAGAG GAATGGAATTCGAAGGCGCCATCATTGCACTGTTCCATCTCCTGGCCACACGCACAGACAAGGTCCGAGCTCTTCGAGAGGCCTTCTACCGCCAGAATCTTCCCAACCTCATGAATCTGATCGCCACCATCTTTGTCTTTGCAGTGGTGATCTATTTTCAG GGCTTCCGTGTGGACCTGCCCATCAAGTCAGCCCGTTACCGAGGCCAGTACAACACCTACCCTATCAAGCTCTTCTACACTTCCAACATCCCCATCATCCTGCAGTCCGCCCTGGTGTCCAACCTGTACGTCATCTCCCAGATGCTGTCCGCCCGCTTCAGTGGCAACCTGCTGGTCAGCCTGCTGGGTACCTGGTCT GATACTTCTTCCGGGGGCCCAGCACGGGCGTACCCAGTGGGTGGCCTTTGCTACTACTTGTCCCCTCCAGAATCTTTTGGCTCCGTGTTAGAAGACCCTGTCCATGCTGTGGTGTACATAGTGTTCATGCTCGGCTCATGTGCGTTCTTCTCCAAAACCTGGATTGAGGTCTCAGGCTCCTCTGCCAAAGAT GTTGCAAAGCAGCTGAAGGAACAGCAGATGGTGATGAGGGGCCATCGAGAGACTTCCATGGTCCATGAACTCAATCG GTACATCCCCACAGCTGCAGCCTTCGGTGGGCTGTGCATCGGGGCCCTCTCCGTCCTGGCCGACTTCCTGGGCGCCATTGGGTCTGGAACCGGGATCCTGCTGGCAGTCACAATCATCTACCAGTACTTTGAAATCTTCGTAAAGGAGCAGAGCGAGGTCGGCAGCATGGGCGCCCTTCTGTTCTGA